From Pectinophora gossypiella chromosome 16, ilPecGoss1.1, whole genome shotgun sequence, one genomic window encodes:
- the LOC126373612 gene encoding uncharacterized protein LOC126373612 — MNVTSIAYCQCQTAEWKISNFEVMACCVGVVFKDSSKTFSLINIELKSIIQCNMETITSAALQKKKINKGKLKKTIKNVLCRPDPVFWPSITDDEKQEVEAVLNKHKVDIPVYKKPLWKDLESIPKEKRPKPPKLEKVDGLIFGISECRDIIQGGRCSAVMIEAAVNPRTIIQPVLEACTNIRTPVICVENLRKITTSNFGIPTSCLGVKKDYLSDISQLVFKLGNGKLPKEQPVKDKIDVEITNVERNNTPMDTNETAEFQYLYRTNKKRRIFVPSEDGSDGIASREPKKFIGQDFIEFSDKSEKQNSKAFMTMIVKRISNNPNRVKAKS, encoded by the exons atgaACGTTACATCGATAGCCTACTGTCAGTGTCAAACAGCTGAGTGGAAGATTTCGAATTTCGAGGTTATGGCATGTTGTGTTGGTGTTGTATTCAAAGATTCTTCcaaaaccttttctttaatcaatATTGAATTAAAATCAATTATTCAATGCAATATGGAAACCATCACATCTGCAGCTTtacagaaaaagaaaattaataaagGGAAACTCAAGAAAACCATCAAAAATGTCCTTTGTAGACCTGACCCAGTGTTTTG GCCAAGTATAACAGATGATGAAAAGCAAGAGGTAGAAGCAgtgttaaataaacataaagtaGACATACCTGTTTACAAAAAACCTCTGTGGAAAGATTTGGAGTCGATACCTAAAGAGAAGCGGCCAAAGCCACCTAAACTTGA AAAAGTTGATGGTCTAATATTCGGTATATCGGAGTGTCGAGATATAATTCAAGGTGGCCGATGTTCAGCTGTTATGATAGAGGCTGCTGTGAATCCTCGTACCATCATTCAACCCGTACTAGAAGCTTGCACAAATATCCGAACACCAGTTATTTGTGTTGAAAACCTAAGAAAAATTACCACAAGCAATTTTGGTATACCTACTAGCTGTTTAGGTGTTAAGAAGGATTATTTATCAGATATCAGTCAATTGGTCTTTAAATTGGGCAATGGCAAGCTTCCAAAAGAGCAGCCAGTGAAAGATAAAATTGATGTTGAAATTACTAATGTTGAAAGGAATAACACTCCTATGGATACAAACGAGACTGCAGAGTTTCAATATTTGTACAGAACtaataagaagagaagaatatttGTTCCATCAGAGGATGGAAGTGATGGAATAGCCTCAAGAGAACCTAAGAAGTTTATTGGCCAAGACTTCATAGAATTTTCGGATAAGTCTGAAAAACAAAACAGCAAAGCATTTATGACGATGATTGTCAAAAGGATATCAAACAATCCTAACAGGGTTAAGGCGAAATCATGA
- the LOC126373609 gene encoding uncharacterized protein LOC126373609 isoform X1, which translates to MHQFTDFLIPAFLAPPGADAVVTVSSTSQLRAKKMSSTRNSEKWLMLKWGSGGTSVVNLKSVTSPTTETRVGIVVVADKGNGIHEAATIIGSSRDRQILERHIPKEQTGEDDTAGPSKNEEPEDFSASASSWEPSDDHPSSDDEEVDRKKIKLERIVHARTYCNRRTSKILKPSHRANAINAIIAKNRKRTFGNSTHKEQFKNTFDRKSLPDSTRKNNTPTPNTKSDVVSINVRDIMHMKQCFHEVFKILNEIKPCVSNENSNVSNLSQEKPVKEENNINKMDNTTNVDEGEDDMEASDRSEEFNRSDDNVLITNKYENAMNNNKNSNEKVLAENTTNKKEKLDEWMPIGTGQTLIHRDQYRKVNWKSYTIATRTLLLAVFPRRILATHSLTGKKSPAFLDKPAKMCLDPKIVTDVIIEICDRFKVKENLVRSIITTKCADECKMLKTRQKRKTLPAKQQPTVKSLGADDEANMTC; encoded by the exons ATGCATCAATTTACCGACTTCCTCATACCAG CATTTCTAGCTCCGCCGGGGGCCGATGCGGTCGTAACCGTGTCTTCAACTTCTCAACTCCGTGCAAAGAAAATGTCTTCGACGAGAAACAGTGAAAAATGGTTGATGTTGAAGTGGGGTAGTGGGGGCACTAGTGTGGTGAACTTGAAGTCTGTGACGAGCCCCACCACTGAAACCAGGGTGGGCATTGTGGTGGTCGCTGACAAGGGCAACGGTATACACGAGGCTGCTACAATCATTGGTAGTTCAC GTGATCGTCAAATATTAGAAAGACATATACCGAAAGAACAAACCGGCGAGGATGATACAGCGGGTCCAAGCAAAAATGAGGAGCCAGAAGACTTCTCAGCAAGCGCCTCCTCCTGGGAACCCAGCGACGACCATCCTTCGTCTGATGATGAAGAG GTAGaccgaaagaaaataaaattggagCGAATCGTACACGCTCGCACATATTGTAACAGGAGAACGAGCAAAATACTTAAACCTAGTCACAGGGCGAATGCCATTAATGCAATCATAGCCAAGAATCGAAAAAGAACTTTCGGTAATTCGACACATAaggaacaatttaaaaacacttttgatagaAAATCACTACCAGATTCTACAAGAAAGAACAACACTCCTACACCAAACACAAAGTCAGACGTAGTGTCAATTAATGTCCGAGATATAATGCACATGAAGCAATGCTTCCACGAAGTATTCAAAATATTGAACGAGATTAAACCGTGTGTCTCAAATGAAAACAGTAATGTAAGTAACTTGTCTCAAGAAAAGCCGgtgaaagaagaaaataatattaataaaatggaTAATACTACAAACGTTGATGAAGGTGAAGACGACATGGAAGCCAGTGACAGAAGTGAAGAATTCAATAGATCTGATGATAATGTTCTAATTACTAATAAATATGAGAATgctatgaataataataaaaatagtaacgAAAAAGTACTCGCTGAAAACACTACTAACAAGAAGGAGAAACTAGACGAATGG ATGCCAATTGGAACCGGTCAGACATTGATACACAGAGACCAATATAGAAAAGTAAACTGGAAATCTTATACTATTGCGACACGAACGTTATTGCTGGCTGTATTCCCGAGGAG GATATTGGCTACTCATTCACTCACGGGGAAGAAATCACCGGCTTTCCTGGATAAACCGGCTAAAATGTGCCTGGACCCAAAAATAGTGACTGACGTCATAATAGAGATCTGCGACCGTTTTAAAGTCAAAGAAAATCTAGTTCG GAGCATCATCACGACAAAGTGCGCAGATGAATGCAAAATGCTCAAGACCAGACAGAAGAGGAAGACGCTGCCAGCAAAGCAGCAGCCGACTGTAAAGTCACTTGGAGCCGATGATGAAGCTAATATGACTTGTTAG
- the LOC126373609 gene encoding uncharacterized protein LOC126373609 isoform X2, with product MHQFTDFLIPAPPGADAVVTVSSTSQLRAKKMSSTRNSEKWLMLKWGSGGTSVVNLKSVTSPTTETRVGIVVVADKGNGIHEAATIIGSSRDRQILERHIPKEQTGEDDTAGPSKNEEPEDFSASASSWEPSDDHPSSDDEEVDRKKIKLERIVHARTYCNRRTSKILKPSHRANAINAIIAKNRKRTFGNSTHKEQFKNTFDRKSLPDSTRKNNTPTPNTKSDVVSINVRDIMHMKQCFHEVFKILNEIKPCVSNENSNVSNLSQEKPVKEENNINKMDNTTNVDEGEDDMEASDRSEEFNRSDDNVLITNKYENAMNNNKNSNEKVLAENTTNKKEKLDEWMPIGTGQTLIHRDQYRKVNWKSYTIATRTLLLAVFPRRILATHSLTGKKSPAFLDKPAKMCLDPKIVTDVIIEICDRFKVKENLVRSIITTKCADECKMLKTRQKRKTLPAKQQPTVKSLGADDEANMTC from the exons ATGCATCAATTTACCGACTTCCTCATACCAG CTCCGCCGGGGGCCGATGCGGTCGTAACCGTGTCTTCAACTTCTCAACTCCGTGCAAAGAAAATGTCTTCGACGAGAAACAGTGAAAAATGGTTGATGTTGAAGTGGGGTAGTGGGGGCACTAGTGTGGTGAACTTGAAGTCTGTGACGAGCCCCACCACTGAAACCAGGGTGGGCATTGTGGTGGTCGCTGACAAGGGCAACGGTATACACGAGGCTGCTACAATCATTGGTAGTTCAC GTGATCGTCAAATATTAGAAAGACATATACCGAAAGAACAAACCGGCGAGGATGATACAGCGGGTCCAAGCAAAAATGAGGAGCCAGAAGACTTCTCAGCAAGCGCCTCCTCCTGGGAACCCAGCGACGACCATCCTTCGTCTGATGATGAAGAG GTAGaccgaaagaaaataaaattggagCGAATCGTACACGCTCGCACATATTGTAACAGGAGAACGAGCAAAATACTTAAACCTAGTCACAGGGCGAATGCCATTAATGCAATCATAGCCAAGAATCGAAAAAGAACTTTCGGTAATTCGACACATAaggaacaatttaaaaacacttttgatagaAAATCACTACCAGATTCTACAAGAAAGAACAACACTCCTACACCAAACACAAAGTCAGACGTAGTGTCAATTAATGTCCGAGATATAATGCACATGAAGCAATGCTTCCACGAAGTATTCAAAATATTGAACGAGATTAAACCGTGTGTCTCAAATGAAAACAGTAATGTAAGTAACTTGTCTCAAGAAAAGCCGgtgaaagaagaaaataatattaataaaatggaTAATACTACAAACGTTGATGAAGGTGAAGACGACATGGAAGCCAGTGACAGAAGTGAAGAATTCAATAGATCTGATGATAATGTTCTAATTACTAATAAATATGAGAATgctatgaataataataaaaatagtaacgAAAAAGTACTCGCTGAAAACACTACTAACAAGAAGGAGAAACTAGACGAATGG ATGCCAATTGGAACCGGTCAGACATTGATACACAGAGACCAATATAGAAAAGTAAACTGGAAATCTTATACTATTGCGACACGAACGTTATTGCTGGCTGTATTCCCGAGGAG GATATTGGCTACTCATTCACTCACGGGGAAGAAATCACCGGCTTTCCTGGATAAACCGGCTAAAATGTGCCTGGACCCAAAAATAGTGACTGACGTCATAATAGAGATCTGCGACCGTTTTAAAGTCAAAGAAAATCTAGTTCG GAGCATCATCACGACAAAGTGCGCAGATGAATGCAAAATGCTCAAGACCAGACAGAAGAGGAAGACGCTGCCAGCAAAGCAGCAGCCGACTGTAAAGTCACTTGGAGCCGATGATGAAGCTAATATGACTTGTTAG
- the LOC126373607 gene encoding uncharacterized protein LOC126373607 codes for MSPRCPVPPLQEITLSLVARQLIHTLSRISTEEDAALPFAMVSSYYEIMGATSDIFQDLLNLILTSEYLDPSVRYYTMRLLLKENVKSLATGMFPCPYYRKILELIIDQGRHLTSLNLKGVWVKDEHLTLMYHIIKNLPNLTVLNIPYIANDEVLKCIGENNKVLKLLDISGETDITEIGIDAMLTGNPQLTQSLTVVNIGMYGEENIDHTDAALLIRRLPNLTNLGSYSFVGKAIYHIYNNDCPPNFKTKLQYLHDVQTNARTMKAILALCPMLETVYLEEPDSGILQQLKELNYVNKIKLNKFQCHELHQLLERIGYKIVTLMLSGSSGSFNFTRIAESCRNLETLEFYQIQTATHEEEIPFNKLEHIEIIQGNLSASLLKYLMTGSPKLKKLIIGDEVKLDDNDMSRMLRRYKFEHLEGIWFPNAPRLTRDTVDLLMECCPKLQSLGQLSGWRFTPDDMMLMRAIIASTNTDLVLSPLGIFQQGN; via the exons ATGTCTCCGAGATGTCCCGTGCCGCCGCTGCAAGAAATAACCCTTTCGCTGGTGGCGAGGCAGCTGATCCACACTCTTTCACGTATCTCTACAGAAGAGGACGCCGCTCTGCCTTTCGCGATGGTCTCCTCTTACTACGAGATTATGGGCGCAACCAGCGATATTTTCCAGGACCTCTTAAACTTAATCCTCACCTCGGAGTACCTGGACCCTTCAGTGAGGTACTACACGATGCGGCTGTTGCTCAAAGAGAACGTCAAGAGTCTAGCAACCGGCATGTTTCCGTGCCCCTATTACAGGAAAATCCTTGAGCTCATTATCGATCAAGGGCGTCACCTGACCTCTCTCAACTTGAAAGGAGTGTGGGTGAAAGACGAGCATCTGACACTCATGTATCACATCATAAAGAATCTACCAAATCTAACTGTCCTCAATATTCCGTACATTGCTAACGATGAAGTGCTCAAGTGTATCGGCGAAAACAACAAGGTGTTGAAACTGCTCGACATATCGGGGGAGACTGATATCACAGAAATCGGTATCGATGCGATGTTAACCGGCAACCCTCAACTGACACAAAGTCTGACAGTCGTAAACATCGGAATGTATGGTGAAGAAAACATCGACCACACCGACGCAGCGCTGCTAATCCGGCGGTTGCCAAACCTCACAAATCTTGGCAGTTACTCGTTCGTCGGAAAAGCCATTTaccatatttataataatgattGTCCTCCCAATTTCAAAACGAAATTACAATACTTGCACGACGTTCAGACGAATGCGAGGACGATGAAAGCGATACTGGCTTTGTGCCCGATGCTCGAGACAGTATATTTGGAGGAACCCGATTCCGGAATATTGCAGCAACTGAAAGAACTCAACtatgtaaacaaaattaaactaaACAAATTCCAGTGCCACGAGCTTCATCAGCTGTTAGAGAGGATCGGCTATAAAATTGTGACCCTTATGCTTTCTGGATCATCTGGGTCCTTCAACTTTACTAGAATAGCAGAGTCTTGTAGGAACTTGGAAACTCTAGAGTTCTACCAAATCCAGACCGCAACGCATGAAGAAGAAATACCTTTTAATAAGTTAGAACATATTGAAATTATCCAAGGCAATCTATCTGCGTCTTTATTGAAGTATTTGATGACCGGCAGTCCGAAACTGAAGAAACTAATCATCGGCGATGAAGTAAAGCTGGATGACAACGATATGTCACG aATGCTTCGGCGGTACAAATTCGAGCATTTGGAAGGCATCTGGTTCCCAAATGCTCCCCGCCTTACACGGGACACGGTGGATCTTCTTATGGAGTGTTGCCCTAAGTTGCAGAGCCTCGGGCAACTCAGCGGATGGAGGTTCACCCCCGACGACATGATGCTCATGAGAGCCATCATAGCCAGCACCAACACAGATCTCGTACTCTCCCCACTTGGAATATTCCAACAAGGAAACTAG